A single window of Anaerobacillus alkaliphilus DNA harbors:
- a CDS encoding glycoside hydrolase family 3 protein, translating into MEKKTYGIPLKGFAEFSRKVAADGTVLLKNEGQALPIKEGESISIFGRSQIDYYRSGTGSGGSVNVEYTTNLLGGLRNKKTVNVNEDLATTYEKWLEENPFDNGGGGWAAEPWFQKEMPLTEQIVSEARNKSDKAIVVIGRTAGEDKDNADEPGSYQLTTEEKNMIRLVTKNFEQVIIVMNVSNIIDMAWLNDEDYLHSIQSVLYVWQGGMEGGNAAADVIVGDVTPSGKLTDTIAYSIDDYPSTRNYGDELKNYYQEDIFVGYRYFETFCPEKVQFEFGYGLSYTEFTVDTDSAKLVTKDGEKHVEIVVTVKNTGETFAGKEVVQVYYEAPQGKLGKPIKVLAGFTKTRLLEPGESQSVAVNFPVSSMASYDDAGVTGHPSAYVIESGLYNFYVGTSVKKVEKIEIDGESGYFVEELQVIEQLEEALAPVESFTRIKPGVQKEDGSYELTYEDVPKRKICLADRIEKNLPQTLEQTGDQGYKLRDVFDKKVGMEDFIAQLTDEELATIVRGEGMSSPLVTPGTASAFGGLSDRLFALGIPIACTADGPSGIRMESGALSTQVPIGTLLAATWDINLVEELYEMEGKELVSNNIDVLLGPGMNIRRSPLNGRNFEYFSEDPLITGVFATAVTRGIMKGGSNATLKHFACNNQEKARHNVDAVVSERAVREIYLKGFELAVKQGGANSIMTAYNPINGHWTASNYDLATTILRKEWGFKGIVMTDWWAKMNDVVTGGEAATEYTNYMVRSQNDLYMVVNNYGAEINSGNDNTIEALEDGSLTRGELQRAAMNICDFLMHAPVFSRKQEIEETVTKFEANPSLSPDKMQNLSENPKITPSRSVATFMEVEHAGMYRIIVKIMSPKTNLAQTACNLKLNDEFVTTIQTNGTDGKWIRQKLVKIELEEGLYKLNLESLKSDLEIEWIEFKCL; encoded by the coding sequence ATGGAAAAGAAGACATACGGGATTCCTTTAAAAGGATTTGCAGAGTTTAGTAGAAAAGTTGCTGCTGATGGTACTGTTTTATTAAAAAATGAAGGACAAGCTCTTCCTATTAAAGAAGGAGAAAGTATTTCAATTTTTGGAAGAAGTCAAATTGACTACTATAGAAGCGGAACGGGATCAGGTGGTAGTGTAAATGTTGAGTACACTACCAATTTATTGGGAGGACTTAGAAATAAGAAAACAGTCAATGTCAATGAAGATTTAGCGACTACATATGAGAAGTGGTTAGAAGAAAATCCTTTTGATAATGGTGGTGGTGGCTGGGCTGCCGAGCCATGGTTTCAAAAGGAAATGCCATTAACAGAACAGATCGTTTCCGAGGCAAGGAATAAGTCCGATAAAGCTATCGTTGTGATTGGAAGAACCGCTGGTGAAGATAAAGATAATGCAGATGAGCCAGGAAGCTATCAGTTGACAACTGAAGAAAAGAACATGATTAGACTAGTAACTAAGAATTTTGAGCAAGTCATTATTGTCATGAATGTATCGAACATTATAGATATGGCTTGGCTGAATGATGAAGATTATCTACATTCGATTCAATCAGTCCTCTACGTGTGGCAAGGTGGAATGGAAGGAGGAAATGCCGCTGCTGATGTTATCGTTGGCGATGTTACTCCGAGTGGTAAATTAACGGATACAATTGCCTATTCAATTGATGATTATCCGTCTACCCGTAATTATGGCGATGAACTTAAAAACTATTATCAAGAAGATATCTTTGTGGGCTATCGCTACTTTGAGACGTTTTGCCCTGAGAAAGTTCAGTTTGAATTTGGCTATGGCTTATCTTATACCGAGTTTACGGTAGATACTGACAGTGCTAAACTCGTGACAAAAGATGGTGAAAAGCATGTTGAGATTGTGGTGACAGTTAAAAACACCGGAGAAACATTTGCAGGGAAAGAAGTTGTTCAAGTTTACTATGAAGCACCACAAGGAAAATTAGGCAAACCAATAAAAGTGCTAGCTGGATTTACGAAAACAAGATTACTTGAGCCTGGAGAGTCTCAATCCGTCGCAGTTAATTTTCCAGTGAGTAGTATGGCCTCATATGACGACGCTGGCGTCACTGGCCATCCTTCTGCTTACGTAATAGAAAGCGGATTGTACAACTTTTATGTAGGTACGAGTGTTAAGAAGGTTGAAAAAATTGAGATTGATGGGGAAAGTGGTTACTTCGTTGAAGAACTTCAAGTAATCGAGCAATTAGAAGAAGCGTTAGCACCTGTAGAGAGTTTTACGAGAATCAAACCAGGTGTACAAAAAGAAGACGGGTCTTATGAATTAACGTATGAAGATGTTCCGAAACGTAAGATTTGTTTAGCAGATCGAATTGAAAAGAACCTTCCTCAAACGCTGGAACAGACGGGTGATCAAGGCTATAAATTAAGAGATGTCTTTGATAAAAAAGTTGGTATGGAAGATTTTATCGCTCAGTTAACAGATGAAGAACTTGCGACGATTGTTAGAGGGGAAGGAATGAGTAGTCCATTGGTTACACCTGGAACGGCTTCAGCCTTTGGTGGCCTAAGTGATCGACTATTCGCCTTAGGTATTCCAATTGCTTGTACAGCTGATGGCCCATCAGGAATTCGAATGGAAAGTGGAGCGTTGTCGACGCAGGTGCCAATTGGGACATTACTTGCTGCGACTTGGGATATTAACTTAGTTGAAGAACTTTATGAAATGGAAGGAAAAGAATTAGTCTCTAATAACATTGATGTTTTACTTGGACCTGGGATGAATATTAGACGTAGTCCACTAAATGGACGTAATTTCGAATACTTTTCAGAAGATCCGCTGATTACAGGAGTTTTCGCGACAGCTGTTACCCGTGGAATTATGAAAGGTGGATCAAATGCAACGCTGAAACACTTTGCTTGCAATAACCAAGAGAAAGCCCGACACAATGTAGACGCCGTTGTTTCAGAACGTGCGGTTAGGGAAATTTATTTAAAAGGGTTTGAACTGGCAGTAAAACAAGGTGGTGCCAATTCTATTATGACGGCATATAATCCAATCAATGGTCATTGGACCGCTTCCAATTACGATTTAGCGACGACTATACTTCGCAAAGAGTGGGGCTTTAAAGGAATCGTGATGACGGATTGGTGGGCAAAAATGAATGATGTGGTAACTGGAGGAGAAGCAGCTACTGAATATACGAACTATATGGTTCGTTCCCAAAATGATCTATACATGGTTGTTAATAACTATGGAGCAGAAATCAATTCTGGAAATGACAATACGATTGAAGCGTTAGAGGATGGATCTTTAACACGTGGGGAGTTACAACGTGCTGCAATGAATATATGTGATTTCTTGATGCATGCACCTGTATTTTCACGCAAACAAGAGATTGAAGAAACGGTAACGAAGTTTGAAGCGAATCCGTCTCTTTCACCAGATAAAATGCAAAATCTATCTGAAAATCCTAAGATAACGCCATCACGCTCAGTAGCCACGTTTATGGAAGTAGAACATGCTGGCATGTATCGTATTATTGTAAAGATTATGTCACCAAAAACGAATTTAGCCCAAACAGCTTGTAATCTTAAACTGAATGATGAATTTGTGACGACGATTCAGACCAATGGTACGGACGGTAAATGGATTAGACAAAAACTTGTGAAAATTGAGCTCGAAGAAGGACTTTATAAATTAAATCTAGAGTCTTTAAAATCAGATTTGGAAATTGAATGGATAGAATTTAAGTGTCTATAG
- the mgrA gene encoding L-glyceraldehyde 3-phosphate reductase translates to MVYKPNEQRYESMIYNRCGKSGLKLPALSLGLWHNFGGEDVFENGRSLIRRAFDLGITHFDLANNYGPPPGSAEENFGKILRQDFAGFRDEMIISTKAGYGMWQGPYGEWGSRKYLVSSLDQSLNRMGLDYVDIFYHHRPDPDTPLEETMMALDHVVKQGKALYVGISNYGVEETKQAIDILRKLGTPLLIHQPAYSMFNRWIEEGLTSLLQEEGTGCIAFVPLAQGLLTNRYLNGVPTDSRASKASVFLNREDITEEVIQKVQKLNVLAQQRDQSLAQMAIAWVLREQKVTSCLIGASKVSQLEENVTALNNLDFSSEELNIIDQILIGADRLAD, encoded by the coding sequence ATGGTATATAAACCAAACGAACAACGGTACGAATCAATGATTTACAATCGATGTGGTAAGTCTGGGCTTAAACTACCTGCTTTGTCATTAGGATTGTGGCACAACTTTGGTGGAGAAGATGTCTTTGAAAATGGACGTTCTCTTATTAGAAGGGCCTTTGATTTAGGCATTACTCACTTTGATCTAGCAAATAATTACGGTCCACCACCTGGATCAGCAGAAGAAAATTTCGGTAAAATTCTACGTCAAGATTTTGCTGGATTTAGAGATGAAATGATTATTTCCACAAAAGCAGGGTACGGAATGTGGCAAGGGCCATATGGTGAATGGGGATCAAGGAAGTACTTAGTTTCGAGTCTCGATCAAAGTTTAAACAGAATGGGATTGGATTACGTCGATATATTCTATCATCACAGGCCAGATCCCGATACACCTCTTGAAGAAACAATGATGGCGCTAGACCATGTCGTCAAACAAGGGAAAGCTCTTTATGTTGGAATATCTAACTATGGGGTTGAGGAAACGAAACAGGCAATTGATATCTTAAGAAAATTAGGCACACCACTGCTAATTCACCAACCAGCATATTCGATGTTCAATCGCTGGATTGAGGAAGGGTTAACATCACTCCTGCAAGAAGAAGGGACAGGATGTATCGCCTTTGTTCCCCTTGCCCAAGGATTGTTAACAAACCGCTATTTAAATGGTGTTCCAACAGACTCTCGAGCCTCTAAGGCTAGTGTTTTTCTAAATAGGGAAGATATCACCGAAGAAGTCATTCAAAAAGTACAGAAATTAAACGTATTAGCACAACAACGTGATCAGTCTCTTGCGCAAATGGCGATCGCATGGGTGCTCCGTGAGCAAAAGGTTACTTCATGTTTAATTGGAGCTAGTAAAGTCAGCCAACTTGAAGAGAATGTAACTGCCCTTAATAACCTTGATTTCAGTTCAGAAGAGCTAAATATAATTGATCAAATATTAATAGGTGCAGATAGATTAGCTGATTAA
- a CDS encoding YesL family protein translates to MKPDGMTGKIYQVLELFMKIAYLNLLWMLFTLLGFGIFGVVPASVALLAVVRKWLMKDTDIPIFTLYFRTYKNQFIQSNIFGLIFAFAFIILYINYSYLFVESGLLQVILTIGLILNSIIFLVTFIYFFPVYVHYNLRFLEYLKHSFLMGMINIHFVLLLSFIFVIIYHLFIYFPVYVGLFLPSMIGLTLMSITLISFNIFEKKRVRLGK, encoded by the coding sequence ATGAAGCCGGATGGAATGACAGGAAAGATATATCAGGTCCTGGAATTGTTTATGAAAATAGCTTACCTTAATTTGTTATGGATGTTATTTACACTATTGGGGTTTGGGATCTTTGGAGTTGTACCAGCGTCAGTTGCCTTATTAGCAGTAGTGAGAAAATGGCTGATGAAAGATACTGATATACCAATTTTCACTCTTTACTTTCGTACGTATAAAAATCAATTTATTCAATCGAATATTTTTGGACTGATTTTTGCATTTGCATTTATCATCCTTTATATAAATTATAGCTATCTTTTCGTAGAAAGTGGGCTTTTACAAGTCATTCTTACGATAGGTTTGATTTTGAATAGTATTATTTTTCTGGTTACATTTATTTACTTTTTTCCAGTATACGTTCATTACAATTTAAGATTTCTCGAATATCTTAAGCATTCCTTTCTTATGGGAATGATTAATATTCATTTTGTATTATTACTAAGTTTCATTTTTGTCATTATCTATCATCTCTTTATTTACTTCCCTGTCTACGTAGGGCTATTCTTACCAAGTATGATTGGATTGACGCTTATGTCAATCACGTTAATTTCATTTAATATATTTGAAAAGAAACGAGTCAGATTAGGAAAGTAG
- a CDS encoding carbohydrate binding domain-containing protein: MLKRSINILLVFLLILSNFSMVVNAEGTSGVNEDWTLVWEDNFEGDQLNLDKWTIDTGNGFYDGETFIPGWGNEELQYYHEDNVRVEDGKLILEGLKKSHTDPRQGTFNYTSGKVHTQGKFSQKYGRFEARMSLPEGQGYWPAFWMMPEDDVYGGWAASGEIDIMEAAGGRPDHIGGAIHYGGQWPNNTYTAKDYYFPEGRDITDMNVYAVEWEPGEIRWYVNDVLFQTLNNWSTTSTGNPAKYAYPAPFDQEFYLILNLAIGGWYGGNPDETTPFPGEMVVDYVRVYELTGRDYKEPVEPVFEPEELPADAKVAVDGNYVYDNNYEKNFTVLRTNDDVVNNWNSTYWNFLNLEEFNGLGSVSIDTLNSDRFAKVEIANGGNQTYSIQLIQNVTIGKGRWYKLSFDAKSNTNRSINVKIGGGADRGWTAYSPNMDYQLSNDIQSYEMIFQMQHDTDPRARLEFNLGLSSNPVWIGNVVVEEVDALDPYNEEAPKKPLRNGNHVYNGTFDQGRMDRMTYWNFELDGAEATASVGPDARELTVSIIDGGSIVKSIKLVQKGINLLPTDEYKLTFDAKAAAARNIEVALLSKDGSVNYSSNLVVSLNEAMESKEVSFVMPSVEDTEGQLVFFLGGNDIDVVIDNVKMVRTTNNNAGVTVEQAFPLKNGDFSNKLNHWDTHIHGLYEPSSEATVDVVDGAFKASIINTGWEPWHVLLMQNGLKALGNQTYVVEFEAKSTVDRVVEVVLENSSYHRYFAQKVELTNSKQTYTFEFVMNTDDTVDMKFLLGKIVGSDEIGSHEVIIDNVKFEVIGERERYFPLTNGDFSNGIDGWNNHVQGVWEGQSKASFGEEDGKAKITVDHTGNDTWHVQFFQDNITLEEGLTYLIQFDGSASMDRKIELIVENASYHRHFSEEIALTTETKTYKYQFDMNSTDVTALKFLLGSVGGVITDSHDIFIDNVRLEVKGAREVLNGSQVGEDPTAPIDPFDPTGKVWREIGDNLIVDGTFETTTEFGNPESGQPWYVHNQGVYEDWAGLADFSVVDGVLNAEIKQVGWAWWQIQLFQEVQVPAGIYKMAFDMKSDHERIARVELQGTGIQEFTVGSTMKTYESIVEVTNSGKLKFMFGLGREGADAELPVPYTILIDNVRLVEVEEVDVTEPEPTQPVQPINPPQPVQPTKPTLPVQPEKPAPKFLDLAGYEWAKEQIHLLVAKGVIKGMDDNTFGPASQLTRAQFTALIARGLELPLEDYKGDFSDVSSQFWGVKEIEAAKKAGLVFGHTTGKFNPNENITREQMATILIRTIELVKPELLEGVSGSFPYKDSQSISGFAMEYVGIATAIELLNGYEDVKTGQRTFKPKQETRRVEGAVVLYRLLEKLELIK; encoded by the coding sequence ATGTTGAAGAGGTCAATTAATATTCTATTAGTTTTTCTATTAATTCTTTCTAATTTTAGTATGGTTGTTAATGCGGAGGGTACTTCTGGAGTGAATGAAGATTGGACATTAGTTTGGGAAGATAACTTTGAAGGAGACCAGCTAAATTTAGATAAATGGACAATAGACACTGGTAATGGATTTTATGATGGTGAAACATTTATCCCAGGGTGGGGAAATGAAGAACTACAGTATTACCATGAAGATAATGTGCGTGTGGAAGATGGTAAATTAATTTTAGAGGGTCTAAAGAAATCTCATACAGATCCACGACAAGGCACATTTAATTATACGTCAGGAAAAGTTCACACCCAAGGTAAGTTTAGTCAAAAATACGGTCGGTTTGAAGCGAGAATGTCCCTTCCAGAAGGTCAAGGATATTGGCCAGCATTTTGGATGATGCCGGAAGACGATGTATACGGTGGGTGGGCAGCTTCTGGTGAAATCGATATTATGGAAGCCGCTGGTGGAAGACCAGACCATATTGGTGGAGCAATTCATTATGGTGGACAGTGGCCAAATAATACTTACACTGCAAAAGATTATTACTTCCCTGAAGGTCGTGACATTACTGATATGAATGTTTACGCGGTTGAGTGGGAGCCAGGTGAAATCCGTTGGTATGTCAATGATGTGTTATTTCAAACGTTAAACAATTGGTCAACAACGAGTACTGGGAACCCTGCAAAATACGCATATCCTGCACCTTTTGATCAGGAATTCTACTTAATCTTAAATCTTGCCATTGGTGGTTGGTATGGTGGGAATCCTGATGAAACAACACCATTCCCAGGAGAAATGGTTGTTGATTATGTGAGAGTCTATGAATTAACAGGTAGGGATTACAAAGAACCAGTAGAGCCAGTGTTTGAGCCAGAAGAATTACCTGCTGATGCTAAAGTAGCAGTGGATGGAAATTATGTGTATGACAATAACTATGAAAAGAATTTTACAGTTTTAAGAACGAACGATGATGTCGTAAATAATTGGAACAGTACTTACTGGAACTTCTTAAACTTAGAAGAGTTTAACGGTCTAGGTTCAGTTTCAATTGATACGTTAAACAGCGATAGATTTGCAAAAGTAGAAATCGCCAATGGTGGGAATCAAACGTATTCAATCCAGTTAATTCAGAATGTTACGATAGGTAAAGGTAGATGGTACAAGTTAAGTTTTGATGCAAAGTCGAATACTAACCGAAGTATCAATGTGAAAATTGGTGGTGGGGCAGATCGTGGGTGGACAGCGTATTCCCCAAATATGGATTATCAGCTATCCAACGATATTCAATCGTATGAAATGATCTTCCAAATGCAACATGATACAGATCCACGTGCACGTCTTGAGTTTAACTTAGGTTTGAGTTCAAATCCTGTGTGGATTGGTAATGTAGTAGTTGAAGAGGTAGATGCATTAGATCCTTATAATGAAGAAGCGCCAAAGAAACCTCTAAGAAATGGGAACCATGTTTACAATGGGACATTTGATCAAGGTAGAATGGACCGTATGACGTACTGGAACTTTGAGCTAGACGGTGCAGAAGCAACAGCTTCTGTTGGTCCAGATGCTAGAGAGCTGACTGTTTCAATTATCGACGGTGGTTCTATTGTTAAATCTATTAAACTAGTACAAAAAGGAATAAATCTTCTTCCTACTGATGAATATAAGTTAACGTTTGATGCTAAAGCAGCAGCCGCTAGAAATATTGAAGTAGCATTGCTAAGTAAAGATGGTAGCGTTAATTACTCTAGCAATCTAGTAGTCTCCTTGAATGAGGCTATGGAGTCAAAAGAAGTATCTTTTGTAATGCCAAGTGTAGAAGACACAGAAGGACAACTAGTCTTTTTCTTAGGTGGAAATGATATTGATGTAGTAATTGATAACGTAAAAATGGTTCGCACAACGAATAACAATGCAGGTGTTACAGTTGAGCAAGCATTTCCATTAAAGAACGGTGATTTCTCAAACAAATTAAATCATTGGGATACACACATTCATGGGCTTTATGAGCCATCTTCTGAGGCAACAGTCGATGTTGTAGACGGTGCTTTTAAAGCTAGTATTATTAATACAGGTTGGGAGCCTTGGCATGTCCTATTAATGCAAAATGGGTTGAAAGCTTTAGGAAACCAAACGTATGTAGTAGAGTTTGAAGCTAAATCTACAGTCGATAGAGTTGTAGAAGTAGTATTAGAAAATTCAAGTTATCATCGTTATTTTGCCCAAAAAGTAGAATTAACGAATTCTAAGCAAACATATACGTTTGAATTTGTAATGAATACTGATGATACAGTAGACATGAAATTTCTATTGGGAAAAATTGTCGGTTCTGATGAAATTGGCAGTCATGAAGTCATAATCGATAACGTAAAGTTCGAGGTTATAGGTGAAAGAGAACGATATTTTCCGTTAACGAATGGTGATTTCTCTAATGGAATAGATGGATGGAACAATCACGTTCAAGGTGTTTGGGAAGGACAATCAAAGGCATCTTTTGGTGAAGAAGATGGGAAAGCAAAAATAACTGTTGATCACACTGGAAATGATACTTGGCATGTACAATTTTTCCAAGATAACATTACCCTAGAAGAAGGACTAACATACCTCATTCAATTTGATGGAAGTGCTTCGATGGATAGAAAAATTGAGCTTATTGTTGAAAATGCTAGTTACCACCGTCATTTCTCAGAAGAAATTGCATTAACAACTGAGACAAAAACCTATAAATATCAATTCGATATGAATTCAACTGACGTAACGGCATTAAAATTCTTACTAGGTTCGGTTGGTGGCGTCATAACTGATAGTCACGATATCTTTATTGATAACGTAAGATTAGAAGTTAAAGGTGCTCGTGAAGTTCTAAATGGTAGTCAAGTTGGAGAAGATCCAACTGCCCCAATAGACCCTTTTGATCCAACTGGTAAAGTATGGAGAGAAATTGGAGATAACTTAATCGTTGATGGTACGTTTGAAACGACAACTGAGTTTGGTAACCCAGAAAGCGGTCAACCTTGGTACGTTCACAACCAAGGTGTTTATGAAGATTGGGCAGGTCTTGCTGACTTCTCTGTTGTTGACGGAGTGTTAAATGCAGAAATTAAACAAGTTGGTTGGGCATGGTGGCAAATACAATTATTCCAAGAAGTTCAAGTACCAGCTGGAATTTACAAAATGGCATTTGATATGAAATCAGATCATGAACGTATTGCGAGAGTTGAATTACAAGGAACCGGTATACAAGAATTTACTGTAGGTAGTACGATGAAGACATATGAATCTATCGTTGAAGTTACGAATTCTGGTAAATTAAAATTCATGTTCGGTTTAGGTAGAGAAGGTGCAGATGCAGAATTACCTGTTCCATACACAATCCTAATTGACAACGTAAGATTAGTAGAGGTTGAAGAAGTTGATGTAACAGAACCAGAACCGACGCAACCAGTTCAACCGATAAACCCACCACAACCGGTTCAGCCTACGAAACCGACACTACCAGTTCAACCAGAAAAACCAGCTCCGAAGTTTTTAGACCTTGCTGGTTATGAATGGGCTAAGGAACAAATTCACTTGTTAGTAGCTAAGGGTGTGATAAAGGGAATGGACGATAATACCTTTGGTCCAGCGTCACAATTGACAAGAGCACAATTCACAGCTCTTATTGCCCGTGGATTAGAGCTTCCATTAGAAGACTATAAGGGTGATTTTTCTGATGTTAGTTCGCAATTTTGGGGTGTGAAGGAAATTGAGGCAGCAAAAAAAGCCGGACTAGTCTTTGGACATACCACTGGTAAATTTAATCCAAATGAAAATATTACGAGAGAACAAATGGCGACAATACTAATTCGAACAATTGAGTTAGTTAAGCCAGAATTACTAGAAGGCGTTTCGGGTAGTTTTCCTTATAAGGACTCACAATCTATTTCAGGTTTTGCGATGGAGTATGTGGGCATTGCTACAGCGATTGAGTTACTAAATGGATATGAAGATGTAAAAACTGGGCAAAGAACCTTCAAACCTAAACAAGAGACTAGACGAGTTGAAGGGGCGGTAGTACTGTATCGTTTACTAGAAAAGCTAGAATTAATTAAGTAA